The following DNA comes from Acetomicrobium sp. S15 = DSM 107314.
CTTTACCTTGATCCCAACAGCAGGTCTGGCAAAAAAGTGACAACCGGTGGGAAGAGGGTAATCACGATGAGGGCAGCAAAAAGGGGGATAAAAAAGGGCAAACAGGCTCTCGCTATTCTGGTCGATGGTATGCCCGTTATCTTGTTTAAGATAAATAGGTTCATACCAAATGGAGGGGTAAGCAAACCTATCATGAGGTTAAGGATCATAACGAGGCCGAAATGTAACGGGTCTATGCCAACTTTTAAGATTAAAGGGGTAACAGTGGGAACCAAAATGCCGAGTGCTGCTATACTTTCCATAAAACATCCTATAATGAGTAAAAAGATGTTCAGCAATAAAAGTATCACCAGAGGATTAGTGCTAATTCCAGTGATAAACTCCAACAAAATAATTGGCGTGCGGCTGCGGATCAATACCCAGCCGTAAAATGTCGCGCAGCTAATGATAAAGGTTATGGTAGCGGTTTCCCGAGAGGCTTCTTTCAATATTTTCCACAAATCTGCCAACGATATCTCTCTATATACGAAACAGCCTAAAATCAGGGCATAAATGGCAGCTATGGCTGCAGCCTCTGTAGGCGTAAAAATCCCGCTTAAAATACCACCTATGAGAATGATGGGGGTCAACATAGCGCCGATAGCTTCCTTAAAGGCTTGCCAGATCTCCTTAGCGTTGCTCTTCGGACGTCTCGGGTAACCCTTCCTCTTGGCGTAGACAGACACCATCATCATGAGACAAATGCCTACCAAAACGCCCGGAACTACCCCACCTATCAATAGGCGGCCAATGGATACATTAGCAAGTATCCCGTAAATCACCAAAGGCACGCTGGGCGGAATGATCGGTCCGATGACCGAACTCGCCCCAGTAACTGCACAGCTGAAATCATCGTCATAACCAGCATCTCTCATGGCTTTAATTTCAACGAGGCCTAAGCCGGCTGTATCTGCGGCGGCCAAGCCGGACATTCCAGCGAAGATCATGCTCGCTACCACATTTACCTGTCCCAATCCTCCATTCATATGCCCAACGAGGACATCTGCGAACTTGAAGATGCGTTTCGTAATTCCGCCAGTGTTCATCAACTTTCCAGCTAAAATAAAAAACGGTATGGCCAGTATGACAAAGTTGTTGGCCCCATAAAGCAACCTTTGGGCCACAATCCCGAAATTCAAGGAGCCTCCCCACAAGATCTGCAACAGGATCAGCCCCGTAATTCCCAAGGCAAACGCGACGGGCATTCCACCCATAAATAAAGCGATCAATACAGCGACAAAAATAAAGAATTCCACTTCTATCAACCTGCTTTCACTTTAATAATATCGCGCAATTCTTTTAATATTTCTAACGCCCAAGCTACTAAATAAATTAACATGAGAGAAGTACCTGTAGGAAGGATCAAATAAACCCTACCGAGTGTGAGCCAATGAATGGAGCCAACGGGGGAGTTCCAAGTCAATGCCGTCATAACGACACTGCCCCTAAACACTACAACCAAAAAGATGCCCATAGCCACAATAAAAATCAACTGGATAAATAAACTTGCGCCTTTTGGGAGCCTATCCAGCAGTACGGGGATGCTGATATGCTCTCTGGTCCTTATAGCCACAGCCCCGCCCCAAAATGTGACGAAGATCAAAAAATATCTCGCCGCTTCCTCTGTCCAAGGAATAGGAACATGCACAACGTAACGAAAGACGACTTGCATGACAACGCACAACAACATCAATATGAAGCCTAATGTCGTAATACATTCCAGAATACTGTCAAAACGATGTTTAAATCTTACAACCAAGTCCATCCTCTCCATTTTTATGGGATCCATTGCGGGATACCAAAGTTACAACCTCGGTATCCCGCATATAGACAACATGATCACTAAATATTTATTGAGCAAGTTTTTGATACAAAAGCGATAATGCGAATTTGTGCTCTATGTTGCTTTAGTACGAAAGCACCTCATCCCACGTAGTAACAGTCCACTGCTCCTTGAACAACCTTTCCACAGCAGGTCGTGCTTTCTCTCTGAAGGCTTCGGCGTCCGGGGTTATCACTTCCATACCTTTTGCCTTTAGATCTTCTATAATATCTTCCTCGCCACTCAGTATTTGCTGAGATCCCCACTCCGCAGCCTCCAGGCCGGCCTCTTTTACTATCTTCTGATGCTCCTCGCTGAGGCTATCGAAGAAAGGCTTGTTTATAGTGAGTGCCCCTGTTTGGACCAAATGACCAGTCAGCGAGAGGTATTTCTGAACCTCGTACAGATGGAACGAATGAATCTGGGTGACGTCGCCCTCGGACGCATCAGCTACGCCAGTTTGTAGAGCAGTGAACAGTTCAGTTAAGGCTATCGGGACGGGCAGCGCCCCCAGCTCCTTCCAAACGGCCACCCATGTGGGAAGCTGTGGCAAGCGCAGTTTTATGCCCTTTAAATCTGCTGGCGTGCGAACCGGCTTATTGCTGGTGAAATGTCTCAAGCCCCTATATACGACGCCGAGATACATGGTGTTTCCGTTTTTCAACACCTCTGCTTGGGCTTTCTGTCCTAAGTCACCGTTGAATACCCGCTTGAAATGCTCCCAGTCTTTAATCACGTAAGGAGAGTCAAGAAAATAGTATTTCGGCGCATACATCTGGATGGGCAACCCGCCCCCAGCTTGCATCTCCACTGCCTTGATGCTCACGGCTTCGGTCACTTCCTCTTCGGAACCCATAACGCCGCCGAAGAAGAGTTCTACTTTAATTTCTCCATTAGAGCGCTCCTCTACCATGGTTTTGAATTTATCTGCTGATCTACAAAGGATATGAAGCGGCTCAAATGCGCTGGCAATGCGGATCGTCACGGTTTCTTTAGCCAATGCTTCGTTTGGAAGCCCAATCGCCACCGCACAAACCAAGGAAAGAATGGCAACCCATATCGCTGTAGCCTGACACCTTTTCATGCCCATCACCCCTCTTATAGTCGTTTTTTAATTAAAATCACGCCCTTTGTTGAAATATACAGTGCCATGATTTCTATGTCAAGAAACGATTAGAATCACGAGCTCTATGCTATTAAGCGTAACCAGATATAGGATCATCTTTCTATCATTTTACTTAAATTGCTCAACCTCAAAACCATAGCTAGCCTCTATGAGATACTATGGATTAATCGCACAAAGAATGCCATGAGCTCCGCACCTTTTTTGGGCAAACAAGCGAGACGAAAAATCATAAGGGCATGTCCGAACAAAAGCTCGGACATGCCCTTACTATGCTACAGTCTCAGTAGCGCCTCAGTAATGGCATCTACAAACTCGGGCACTTCCGGCGGAGTTCTTCCTGTCACAATTCGCCCATCGATTGCCGCAGCCCAATCTTTCATAAATGTACCACCCATAATGTTCACAGCGTCCTTGCAGGCCAACCATCCAGCGCATTTCCTTCCTTTCAGCAAATCAGCAGCGGCCAGAGGAATTGGACCATGACAAATAGCAGCTATAATTTTCCCTTTGGCGTAAGCGTCCCTCAGGAAATCGCGATGTAACACGGTTATATGCCATGGGTTAAAGGCGCCAGGAATAAATACCAAGTCGAAATCATCCATCCTTAAATCCTTTTCCTTTGTAACTTTATAGTAGCTATCTGGGATTTCCTGAAATGGAACGGTTGTCCCAAAACTTCCATGACGTACATCAGACCCTAAGAGCGCAGGTCGCGATTTCGTTTGAGGCTCAAACAGTCCGACAATTACTTCCGCACCTCTGTACATAAACTCAAGTATGGGGGCGCACAGCTCGATATCCTCCCAGTCCTCGCAAACCATAGCCATGATCCTCTTGCCTTTGAGGATATCTTTATGCTCGTCAACGAAGTTGGGGTCGAAAGCTTTGCACAACGCTCTGAGCACAGCAGGAGTATCGACTGTGTCTCTGCCGGTAATAATATTGCCATCTGTTACAACAGGTTCGCCGCGATAATCCCCGATCTCCTTCAGCATATAATCAACGGCTCGATTGCCCGTGCATTTCTTGCCATCCATCATGCCAAGACTGATCAGCGGGAGAATACCGCCCCCAATAGCAGCTATGGGAACATCCCTGTCGGCCACGGCCTTTATAAACCCTAACGCCACATCATCGGCACATAATATGTCGCCAGAATGGTCGCCCAAAATGACAATGGCATCGTACTTTTGAGGGTCTGCAACAGAATACTCAACCGCAAGGCCTTTCCCTTTTTGCGTCACTACCGGATATTCAAGTCTGTTGCCGTTGAGACCGAGGCCATCCATGCCACCGGTTAAACTTAAACCCCACATACCGTGCGGCTCGGTTGGCGTACCGCGCATTGGCCTCGTCTCTTTCCATAAATGATTATTGTTCATTACAAATTGAGGCGTTCCGCCAAACTCTCCAATGAACGATGCAAGATAATAGGCTTGCCAGTCGCTAAACTCACAACCAACGAGCAACCCAATTTTCTTTCCAGCTAACGGGCCGTTTGGTTTTATCTTCCCACCATATGGACCCGTCCATGCGATCACACCATCTTCTTGAATAATGCTGATCCCCGTCTTTTCAGCTACAGGAACGTAAGATCCTGCCATCGTAAATGTCGCGCCTCCTAAAATCACAAAGTTGATCACAAAAACAATTATTGCTGCTTTTCTCATTGTTTGCCCTCCTCTCCGCACTAAAGAACACCCCCTTTAATATTGCACATCTGTTTGGCATTTATCAGATTTAATTATGCAATATAGTTCCTGCTCGCCAACTATCAACTTATTGCACTCACAACTTCGGTTTTCACTTCTGCTCTCCAAAATAATGGCTTAAGTCTAAGGAAATATTGCGAGGATAAAAAATTAGTAGCAAAGGCAAATGCTAACATCTCAAAGAACGTAAGAATCTACAACTTTCCTTCTATCAGATCTATCACTCTAATAAATAGACCTTAGACTCCACCTCCTTTTTAAGTTTATTATATTAGACTAATGCCAAATATGTTTGCCTAAAGTATTTATTAAACACTTACATCTCAATCAGGTAAGTCATCTTTTATTTTATCGATTCATTTTGTCCATATAATTCTCCAAAGATATTTGTCGATTTGAAGTTTTTCCCGCTTGATGAAAGCTCAATGAAATTTTTGGCTCCTGCATGAGCAATCATGACGCATAACTTAACTATCATACTGCTATAAAAGTAGATGAAAATCATGCTACTATGTAAATAACTATTTCGCCATTATAATTTTGTTTAATTATATCTAACCAACAGCCACTTAACAAGTGATCGAGATACCTTGATTAAAAATCAAACTAAAGGTATCATTCCCTTTAATAAATGGAGGGCAGAAACAAAGCTACCAATGCAGGCACGTAGGGAGATCATCCGGGAAGCAAGCAGGGGATATAATGAACTCTCCAAGAAAGAGAAAATGGCGAGATTCGATCCCATATCTCATGATCCAAAGACTGAGAGTACAACAACCGTCTACAATTGGACTATACTTGTGGATATTTCCCCGACATAACAAATGCCTTTATGTTAAAGGCTCATCCGGAAGGCCATACAAACCTACTGCCAAGGATTTGCATGAGATGTATCATGTGCATTTCGCTACATTTTAGATAGAGCATTAGAGCCAGCAACCCCTTGTATTAGCGGTTGTCATGGCTCAGAATATACTAAAAGTCTTAATCTCATAGAGGGGGTTGGTGTCTTGAATACGTCGGTTTTGCTCGTCTTGGGAATAGCCATTTATGCTGTTTGTTATCTATCGTATGGGAGAAGCTTGGCGCGCAAGGTAGTGAAGGCAGATGATTCAAAGCCCACGCCAGCTCACACTAAATATGACGATGTGGACTTCGTCCCTACGCATCCTGCTGTGCTTTTTGGGCACCACTTTGCCTCCATCGCCGGCGGTGCACCAATACTTGGGCCCGCACTGGCCATGGCCTGGGGGTGGTGGGCAGGTCTGCTTTGGATATGGTTCGGCAATATCCTTATAGGAGCGGTCCACGATTATCTTTCCATCATGGCTTCCGTCCGCTATGAAGGCAAATCTATTCAGTGGATAGCTGGAAAGATGATGCGCCGGCGCACCTCGTACCTCTTTCAGGTCTTCGCATATCTGACGCTTGTGCTGGCCCTTGCCGCCTTTGCCACTTCCTTAGCTTACCTATTCATCGCACGCCCCGACGTGGCGAGCATGTCCATATGGTTCATCGCCGCCGCTGTCATAACAGGATTTCTCCTTTTTAAGTGGCGGATCAACTTCACGCTCGGCTCTATCATCGGCGTCATTCTTACCATAGGAGCAATATGGCTCGGTTCACTTGCACCATTAAATATCAGTTACAAGGGGTGGATGGTCATCTTTTTCGTCTATATGATGGCAGCCAGCGCTTTGCCGGTGTGGATGCTCCTCCAGCCTCGAGACTATCTTAATTCCTTTATCCTGGTTTTAGGGCTCGTGGCAGGAGCCGTTGCTTTGATCTTCGCTGGAGCAAAGATGGAGCTGGCGGGATTCACGAGCTGGAGTCCTAATATAGTGGGGGGCGTGCCTTCACCGTATTGGCCAGTTGTGCCCCTAATCATCGCCTGCGGTTCCCTATCGGGCATTCACGGCCTAATAGGCTCAGGCACAACCTCAAAACAGCTCGACAAAGAGACACAAGGATTGATCGTCGGATACGGAGGAATGCTGACAGAGGGTTTGCTATCTTCAGTGGTAACGATAACCATAGCCGCTTTTGGCCTACTTGTCTTTAGGGAAGCAACCGGAAAACTCACCGAAATGGGCATAGTCGCAGATAGTCTCAAGGAGCCCTTATACTTAGGCAAAAACTACGTGAAGGCCATAGGGGCCGTGGGAGGTCCCTTGGGTATATTCACTCAAAGCTACGGAAAGCTCATACAGCAAGCTTTTGGCATATCGGCTCAAGTTGGCACAATCTTTTCGAGCCTGTGGGTCTCAGCATTCACCCTAACCTCAATGGATACCGGAAATAGAGTGCTTCGCTTCGCTTGGGAAGAGGTTTGGGAACCGTTGAAAGATTCATTAGAAGACTTCCACGGTGTCATCACCAATCGGTGGCTTGCTTCAGCGATACCTTCGGCTCTCAGCATACTGCTCGCTTGGAATAAGGCATATAATGTGCTGTGGCCAGCCTTCGGAGGTGCAAATCAAATGTTGGCTGCCGTTACGCTTTTGACGGTTGCCCTCTGGGTCTTGAGATGGACGACCGCTTCTGGAGGACATGTCAGGTTTATCATGGCTTGCGCCGGAGCACTTTGGCTTACCGTCTTCGTGGGATTATGGTGGTTCTTGTTCGCCGTGCCATCGACCCCCCTCGTGCAGGGTTTCGTGGTATTGGAGATAGTCTTGGCCTTGATCTTCGCCTACGATTTCTACCGTTCCCTCCGGAGCATGCCGTCAAAAGGGACAGGAATGCCTGAGTCGATAAAATATTAGAAGGCGTGATATGGGCCATTGGGATATCCTCAAGCTATTAAAGACGGTACTGCGTCGTCAGGCGACAGAATATGTGAGGGCAGAGGTTCAAGCGTTAGAGGAGGCCTTTGCCCTCCTACTCGTAGGAACTTTCATCGGCCTGCCAGCTCCTACGACAGGATTGGTATTGCGGCTCCTACCTCACCTGGGTTCAGAGCTCGAGTTATTGGAAAGGCGAGTTGCAGAAAGCGATGACCTCTTCGCACAGGTCGCCGGGATCCTCAAAATCTGAGGGCAAGAAGACGAGTACGCCCCCCAAGCGGTTCATCGTGATCGGAAAGGGCGGCACGGGAAAGACTACCATATCCGCTGCTATGGCGTGTGCCATCTCATCGAGAGGGAGTTGCACTCTTGTGGCATCCTTGGACCCAGCTCACAATTTGGGTGACGTATTAGGGTCTCCTCTCGCGGCCGAACCGAAAGAGGTAAAAGAAAGGCTCTCAGCGTTAGAGGTAGATCTGGATACTCAGGTTCAGATATACGTGCGCAAAAAACTGTCCCAAGTGCGGCCGATCTACGGTCATTTGCAGATTTTCAATGTTGATCGCTTTTTAGAGGCTCTTGAGCAATCCCCAGGAATGGAAGAGTTCGCCATGCTCGAAGCCGTAGGAAGCATAAGTGAAAGGTCATCAGCATATGACACGGTGATTCTTGATACTGCACCCACGGGCATGACGCTGCGTATGCTATCGCTTCCCGCCGTCACGCTACTTTGGATCGATAACCTCCTCTCTCTGCGGCTCAAGATCTTAGAAAGGCGTGCCTACATTCAGAGGATTGATGGATCCGACAAACTCCGTACCGAGGACCTCAGCGGAGATGACCCGGTAGTGCAAGAACTGCGCAGGTACAGAGAAGAAATCATCGAAATCCAGTCGTTCCTCCGCGGCGCAAACGCTACGATTCTGTTGATACTGCAAGCCGACAAGCTCTCCGTAATGGAGGCCGAAAGGGCGATAGAAAAGCTTTCTAACGGAGGTTTCGTCGTAAGGACCTGCATAATAAACAAGACCCCGGAAGGAGAAGAACGCGTTGCACATTTCTCCGCTTCCGGTTTATATGAGTTCATTAGACGCCACAAAGGAATTTATCGAATAGAGCTGCCCGACATGGGAAGCGAGATTTCCACCCTTCAAGGACTCAACGCCCTCGGCAATATGATCATCGACGCTCTCTCGGCGCAGCAAGGAGAGCATCGATGAGCAAGAGCGCAATTGCCATATTGCTCTTAGGGCTACTCGCAAGCCTTCAATACTGGCGCGGAAGGAGGTTGAACCTTACTTTGGTCAGAGGTCTTGCCCGCCAGATGGAGGAAGCGCTCTCTCCTGTCGAGAAAGAGTATACATGGATAGGGGGATATGCGGGCGTCGTTGCCCGTTACAGCTTGGAAAACGAAGAGTATCCGGAAATCAAAGCCACTATATCGCTGTTGCCCCACCACAGTCTGCTTTACCTCCCCGTTTCCATACTCTTAGGTCGGAGGGATAGGGTATATCTTTTGATCCACTCCCAGAGAAAACTAACCGGCAAGGCTCATGTCAAACCAGGTAAAAAGGCCAAACTCCCTCATAACATATCTTGTTTGCACCGCGATCAAGTGACCATAAGAGGTGAAGTAGTCCATCGTTGTTACGATAGCGAAGAAGAGGCAAAATTCCTCACTTCAATCCTGTCGTGCCTTAAGAGCCCTTCCTCCGTAGAGCACTTGGCCGCAAACGTGGAAGAAAGCGCTTATTACGCCTCTATAAAGATAAGTCGCGGCGATCTCGCAGAGCTGTTCAATTGTTTCCTCTCATCACCTCACTCGGGGCGAGATCTCTTTCAAGGACAAAAACGCCGGCATTAGCTTTATAAACGAATATACCGTCTTCCTCTCTGCGCTCCATCAAACCCTCACTCACCAGATATTGGAGGTGAGCCATGGCTTCCGTGATGGCCAAGCGCAATTGTATGCCGGAATCGGCGCCCGGGAAGAGCCGCCTCGCTGTCTCATAGGCCGTTACAACCTCATCTCCGGCGAGATCGAGGAGGTGCCTCTCTCTTAAAGAGTGATGCGCCTCGATCCGCCGTACTTCATCCTCCCATTGGACCAGCTTTTCGCCATGTCCGGGCAGGATTTGATCGAAGGAAAATCCTCTGAGCCTGTTCAGGAAACGCTTATACTCCCTCAACGGGTCTGCCTCAGGTGTCCAATGCTCTTCATATCCTATATGAGGCGTAATGCCGCTCAGCACTTGGTCGTTGGCCAAAAACACCCCCTCCGCTTCATCCCACAGACAGGCACCGCCATAACAGTGGCCTGGGGCATCGACGAGCACAAGCCCAGCGGCCACGCACTCTCCTGGCTCAAGGGCAACTGGACGTCGGGGAAAGGAAACGAGGCTCGACCAATCGGCCACGTTGCATATCTCATCTAAAGCCTTCTCGGGCGTGCCGTGTTTAGAGTGAAAGGCTCTAACGGTTTGCTCGAATGTGTCTCTACCGCGAGAATAATACTCCATGAGTTCTATCGTCCCAACAGAGGCCGCCACGGAAAGTCCAAGGTCCTCTAACCAACCCGCCAAGCCCGCATGATCCGGATGAAAATGGGTGATCACGAGAAGTTCGGGCCTCACGCCTGTAGCATCGAATGCCGCAAGCATCCCGTTGCGACACTCCTCAGCCATAGTGGCACAGTCTACCAAAATCGGCGGATCGCCGTCGGCAAGATAAACATTCACGTTCAGAATGGGCAGCGGTACAGATATAGTTGCCTTGTACCAGCGCCGTAATTTCCCGCATCCTTCCATGGGGTGCACGGCGATAAGGCCCACGGTCAACTCTCCCTTTCGAAAAGCATTCTTCAAAAGCTCTTCAATTATAATTACAACTTCTCCCGCAACAAGGCTCGCCCTCGACCGTTGTGAAAGCTGCGAACCGAAGAGGCTTAGGTCGGCCGTCTTTCCTCAAAATTAAATGTCTCTGAAATGTGATTCTGTTTAAGCATCGTTAAGCCTCCTCAGTTTCTTCTCATAGGCATGGGACAGTCTTTCAGATGCCTGTTCTATCTCCTTTGATAGCCTCACTATGTCCGTAGAATTTCTGGAGTTAGTGAGGTTTTGTTTTGTATCTGCGTCGGCCGCCGGACTTTTTAAGACCCTGTTCAGCGGTATATCCATATCGTAGGTCTTATGTACCTTCCCGTCCTCCCTATGTCTCGATACGAGCCTCATATGTGGCATAAATAGATTGTGCCTTATCGTTATGAGCCTGAGCAAATTTCTGAGCGCTTCGAGCTCCTCATCGGTATCATACCTCCTCCATCCGGTATATGCCCTCACCATAGACCAGTTCTTGCTCTCTACGTAGGGCGAGTCGTTTTTTCTGTAAGGCCTGGAGCGCGTAAAATCTATCCCCCTTCCCTTGCAGAATTTATGCACATGGGCATTTATGAATTCCGAGCCATTATCGGAGTGTAACTTCTTCATGTGTATAGGCATTACATGGGCTACGTCCTCTAAGGCCTTGCGCGTCCACACCATTGCCTTGTTCTTGAGAGCTCGGAGCTCGGTCCAGCCCGTAGATACCTCTGTAGCTGTGAGTGTGTAGATGAATTCACCCTTACCAGACACTCCTGAATGATGAACCAGGTCTACCTCCACATATCCTGGCTCTTTGGGCTTATCGAACCAGGATTCCACCTGTATGGATTTTTTTAGGTTGCTGCTGAATGGGTTTGCCCTGTATCGTTTTTTAAGCTTAAGCTTGCCTCTATAGGGCTTGAGGAGCCTGTCTACAGTGGAAGCCGAGACTTTAAGGAGCTTGTCCTTCGCGTCCTGTCTTAAGTCCTTAAACTCAGGATGAGTGAAGAGTATATCGTGATTGAGCCTTATGAAGGCCACGAGATGCTTAGAAGAGGCGTATCCAGTAAGGGGCCATATCTTCTTCAAGGCTTCTACTACGTCCTGGCCGTAGACTCTCTTTTTCCCCCTCCTCGACAGGCTTTTAGGGGACAAATCCGATACGACTACGACATTGCCCTTTCTCGCCACTACTCTTCCCGTATTCCTTAAAAGCTTTGCCAGATGTTGTCTATTCATGTGGAGCATCTCGGTAAACTCGTCGAGCATTATAGACTTCACCTTCTTCGTAGCCTTCCGATAGAGAGCCGCGTTGTGCTTGATGATGGCGCGTTTAGCCTTCATGGTGTATACTCCTTTTGGTATCTGGGCAACCATTCCAAAACCCCCCTTGATGAAAGTCTTGTCCAAAAGGGATTGTCGGAGTGGTTGCCCTTTTCGTCAATTGTGGGGAAACAATGAGATTTCGAAGAGATTATTTTTGAGGAAAACCGTCGGCAAGACATGGGACTGAAAGATATTATATAATCACCAAAAAGGGGGAGATACGATGGGTAAGACTGTGAACATCGACTGGAAGGCGTTGGGGTTCAAATATATGAAAACGGACTTCCGATATATTTCGAGGTGGAAAGACGGGAAGTGGGACGAAGGGAAACTGGTAGAGGACAACATGCTCGCCCTGAGCGAAGCCGCCAACGTCCTGCACTATGGACAGGAATGTTTTGAAGGGCTTAAGGCCTATCGTACGAAAGAGGGGGAAATACAACTTTTCAGGCCCGATATGAACGCCAAACGCATGCAGGAGAGCGCAAAAAGGCTCCTGATGCCAGAGGTGCCCGTGGAGAAATTCGTCGACGCCTGCGTAAGGGTCGTAAAGGCAAACGAAGCTTATGTACCGCCCTACGGCACCGGGGCCACGCTCTACATCAGACCCTTTCTGATAGGTTCAGGAGAAACTATCGGCGTAGCGCCGGCTTCCGAATACATCTTTTGTGTCTTTTGCATGCCGGTGGGCGCTTACTTCAAAGGCGGCCTCACCCCCGTCAATTTCACCGTGACCGATTATGACAGAGCTGCTCCAAACGGCACTGGCGCCGCAAAGGTCGGAGGAAATTATGCGGCGAGCCTCTTGCCCCACGCTAAGGCAGTGGAAAGAGGTTTTGCCGATTGCATCTACCTGGACCCTGCAACCCATACGAAAATCGAAGAAGTCGGAGCTGCAAACTTCTTCGGCATCACGAAAGATAACAAGTTCGTCGCTGCAAAATCGCCCTCCATCCTGCCGGGCATAACCAGGCTTTCCCTGATGCAGGTGGCAAAGGACTATCTCGGCATGGAGGCCGAAGAAAGGGAGATATTCATCGATAAACTGGATGAATTCGCAGAAGCCGGCGCTTGCGGGACCGCTGCAGTAATAACCCCCATAGGCGGGATCGAATACAAAGGCAAGCTGCACGTCTTCTACAGCGAAACGGAGGCAGGTCCCGTAACCAAGAAACTATACGAGACCCTCTGCGGAATACAATTCGGCGACATCAAGGCACCTGAGGGTTGGATCCTGAAAATAAAGTAGACAAAGATCTTTCCCTGAGAAGATCTCCCTTCCGGCACGCAATTTGAGTAGGAAGGGAGATCTTTTGTTATTTAATCCCAAGCTTTCCGGTTTGATGGCAAGCAGATTGGGGCGACAATTGACTTAAAGCCTACTCCTTGCCTCAAGGGTAAATGAACATTATGATAAATTCCAAAGAGAGGGGGGGTTTTTATGAGCCACTTTGACTCGATTGTGAAAGGCGGCACGGTGTTTACGGCGTGCGATTCCTACGTTGCAGATATAGGCATTAAAGATGGCAGAATATCGGCTATAGGTATCAACTTGGGAGACGACGCGAAGGAAACCGTAAACGCTTTTGACAGATATGTTATACCGGGCGGCATAGATCCTCACACTCACTTCGATATGCCGTTCATGGGCACGAGGTCGAGCGATGACTTCGAGACGGGCGGCATTGCCGCTGCCTGTGGCGGAACGACGACTATTGTAGACTTCGCCAACCAATGGCGTGACGGGATGTCTCTCGGGGAAACCGTAGAAGAATGGCACAAAAAGGCCAGCGAAAAGTGCCCCGTGGACTACGGATTCCACGTGGTCATAGCCCACCCCAGCGACACGGTTATGCGAGAAATTCCAGAGATGATAAGGAATGGATATACAAGCTTTAAGCTCTTTATGACATATGAAGGACTCATGGCCACCGATGACGTGCTCTTAGA
Coding sequences within:
- a CDS encoding ArsA family ATPase, coding for MIGKGGTGKTTISAAMACAISSRGSCTLVASLDPAHNLGDVLGSPLAAEPKEVKERLSALEVDLDTQVQIYVRKKLSQVRPIYGHLQIFNVDRFLEALEQSPGMEEFAMLEAVGSISERSSAYDTVILDTAPTGMTLRMLSLPAVTLLWIDNLLSLRLKILERRAYIQRIDGSDKLRTEDLSGDDPVVQELRRYREEIIEIQSFLRGANATILLILQADKLSVMEAERAIEKLSNGGFVVRTCIINKTPEGEERVAHFSASGLYEFIRRHKGIYRIELPDMGSEISTLQGLNALGNMIIDALSAQQGEHR
- a CDS encoding integrase catalytic domain-containing protein, which gives rise to MVAQIPKGVYTMKAKRAIIKHNAALYRKATKKVKSIMLDEFTEMLHMNRQHLAKLLRNTGRVVARKGNVVVVSDLSPKSLSRRGKKRVYGQDVVEALKKIWPLTGYASSKHLVAFIRLNHDILFTHPEFKDLRQDAKDKLLKVSASTVDRLLKPYRGKLKLKKRYRANPFSSNLKKSIQVESWFDKPKEPGYVEVDLVHHSGVSGKGEFIYTLTATEVSTGWTELRALKNKAMVWTRKALEDVAHVMPIHMKKLHSDNGSEFINAHVHKFCKGRGIDFTRSRPYRKNDSPYVESKNWSMVRAYTGWRRYDTDEELEALRNLLRLITIRHNLFMPHMRLVSRHREDGKVHKTYDMDIPLNRVLKSPAADADTKQNLTNSRNSTDIVRLSKEIEQASERLSHAYEKKLRRLNDA
- a CDS encoding MBL fold metallo-hydrolase, encoding MGLIAVHPMEGCGKLRRWYKATISVPLPILNVNVYLADGDPPILVDCATMAEECRNGMLAAFDATGVRPELLVITHFHPDHAGLAGWLEDLGLSVAASVGTIELMEYYSRGRDTFEQTVRAFHSKHGTPEKALDEICNVADWSSLVSFPRRPVALEPGECVAAGLVLVDAPGHCYGGACLWDEAEGVFLANDQVLSGITPHIGYEEHWTPEADPLREYKRFLNRLRGFSFDQILPGHGEKLVQWEDEVRRIEAHHSLRERHLLDLAGDEVVTAYETARRLFPGADSGIQLRLAITEAMAHLQYLVSEGLMERREEDGIFVYKANAGVFVLERDLAPSEVMRGNN
- a CDS encoding branched-chain amino acid aminotransferase yields the protein MGKTVNIDWKALGFKYMKTDFRYISRWKDGKWDEGKLVEDNMLALSEAANVLHYGQECFEGLKAYRTKEGEIQLFRPDMNAKRMQESAKRLLMPEVPVEKFVDACVRVVKANEAYVPPYGTGATLYIRPFLIGSGETIGVAPASEYIFCVFCMPVGAYFKGGLTPVNFTVTDYDRAAPNGTGAAKVGGNYAASLLPHAKAVERGFADCIYLDPATHTKIEEVGAANFFGITKDNKFVAAKSPSILPGITRLSLMQVAKDYLGMEAEEREIFIDKLDEFAEAGACGTAAVITPIGGIEYKGKLHVFYSETEAGPVTKKLYETLCGIQFGDIKAPEGWILKIK